Proteins co-encoded in one Juglans regia cultivar Chandler chromosome 16, Walnut 2.0, whole genome shotgun sequence genomic window:
- the LOC109013453 gene encoding homeobox-leucine zipper protein HOX3-like isoform X2 codes for MAVLPSSSSSLELTISMPGFTSTQSLASSVRDLDINQVPSGGAYLEEEWLTLNMEDDDQDQSSNGGPPQKKLRLTNEQSRLLEESFRQNHTLNPKQKEGLAMQLKLRPRQVEVWFQNRRARSKLKQTEMECEYLKRWFGSLTEQNRRLHREVEELRALKVGPPTVISPHMSSKPLLASTLTMCPRCERVTTTSMINKSPTKNVIMATSTSAPTLSTKVVLVPPIQPRH; via the exons ATGGCGGTTTTACCTTCAAGCTCGTCTAGCTTGGAATTGACCATATCTATGCCTGGCTTCACTTCAACGCAGTCTCTTGCTTCATCTG TGAGGGACTTGGACATAAACCAAGTACCATCAGGAGGAGCATATCTAGAAGAAGAATGGCTGACATTGAATATGGAAGATGATGATCAAGATCAAAGTAGCAACGGAGGCCCTCCCCAAAAAAAACTCCGTCTCACCAACGAACAGTCCCGCCTCCTTGAAGAAAGCTTCAGACAAAACCATACTTTAAACCCG AAGCAGAAAGAGGGTTTGGCTATGCAGTTGAAGCTGAGGCCACGTCAAGTTGAGGTGTGGTTTCAGAATCGTAGGGCCAG GAGCAAGCTGAAGCAGACAGAGATGGAATGCGAGTATTTGAAGAGATGGTTTGGATCACTGACCGAACAAAACCGAAGACTCCATAGAGAGGTGGAGGAGCTACGGGCATTGAAAGTTGGCCCGCCCACCGTCATCTCCCCCCACATGAGTTCGAAGCCCCTCCTAGCATCCACTCTCACCATGTGTCCCCGTTGTGAGCGTGTGACCACCACCTCCATGATCAACAAGAGTCCCACCAAGAACGTCATCATGGCCACCAGTACCTCCGCCCCCACGTTGTCCACTAAAGTGGTACTGGTGCCACCTATTCAACCTCGACATTAA
- the LOC109013453 gene encoding homeobox-leucine zipper protein HOX3-like isoform X1 produces the protein MAVLPSSSSSLELTISMPGFTSTQSLASSEGCAVRDLDINQVPSGGAYLEEEWLTLNMEDDDQDQSSNGGPPQKKLRLTNEQSRLLEESFRQNHTLNPKQKEGLAMQLKLRPRQVEVWFQNRRARSKLKQTEMECEYLKRWFGSLTEQNRRLHREVEELRALKVGPPTVISPHMSSKPLLASTLTMCPRCERVTTTSMINKSPTKNVIMATSTSAPTLSTKVVLVPPIQPRH, from the exons ATGGCGGTTTTACCTTCAAGCTCGTCTAGCTTGGAATTGACCATATCTATGCCTGGCTTCACTTCAACGCAGTCTCTTGCTTCATCTG AGGGTTGTGCAGTGAGGGACTTGGACATAAACCAAGTACCATCAGGAGGAGCATATCTAGAAGAAGAATGGCTGACATTGAATATGGAAGATGATGATCAAGATCAAAGTAGCAACGGAGGCCCTCCCCAAAAAAAACTCCGTCTCACCAACGAACAGTCCCGCCTCCTTGAAGAAAGCTTCAGACAAAACCATACTTTAAACCCG AAGCAGAAAGAGGGTTTGGCTATGCAGTTGAAGCTGAGGCCACGTCAAGTTGAGGTGTGGTTTCAGAATCGTAGGGCCAG GAGCAAGCTGAAGCAGACAGAGATGGAATGCGAGTATTTGAAGAGATGGTTTGGATCACTGACCGAACAAAACCGAAGACTCCATAGAGAGGTGGAGGAGCTACGGGCATTGAAAGTTGGCCCGCCCACCGTCATCTCCCCCCACATGAGTTCGAAGCCCCTCCTAGCATCCACTCTCACCATGTGTCCCCGTTGTGAGCGTGTGACCACCACCTCCATGATCAACAAGAGTCCCACCAAGAACGTCATCATGGCCACCAGTACCTCCGCCCCCACGTTGTCCACTAAAGTGGTACTGGTGCCACCTATTCAACCTCGACATTAA